One window of the Periophthalmus magnuspinnatus isolate fPerMag1 chromosome 6, fPerMag1.2.pri, whole genome shotgun sequence genome contains the following:
- the tnnt3a gene encoding troponin T type 3a (skeletal, fast) isoform X3 — protein sequence MSDTEEVDQVEEEKPKFKPSAPKIPDGEKVDFDDIQKKRQNKDLIELQALIDQHFECRKKEEEELIALKERIEKRRAERAEQQRVRAEKEKERQARREEERRVREEADAKKKADEEAKKKSALSNMGSNYSSHLQRADQKRGGKKETEREKKKKILAARRKALNIDHLNEDKLKDKINELHDWMRQLESEKFDHMERLKRQKYEVTTLRKRVEELSKFSKKGAAARRRK from the exons ATGTCTGACACAGAAGAAGT TGATCAGGTGGAGG AGGAGAAGCCAAAGTTCAA GCCTAGCGCTCCCAAAATCCCCGATGGTGAGAAAGTGGACTTTGAT GACATCCAGAAGAAACGTCAGAACAAGGATCTGATTGAGCTGCAGGCCCTGATCGACCAGCACTTTGAATgcaggaagaaggaggaggaggagctcatTGCCCTGAAGGAGAGAATT GAGAAGCGTCGTGCTGAGAGGGCTGAGCAGCAGAGGGTCCGTGCTGAGAAGGAGAAGGAGCGCCAGGCCAGACGTGAG GAGGAGAGGCGGGTCAGAGAGGAGGCTGACGCCAAGAAGAAGGCAGATGAAGAGGCCAAGAAGAAGTCCGCTCTGTCCAACATGGGCTCTAACTACAGCAGCCATCTGCAGAGA GCTGACCAGAAGAGAGGAGGCAagaaagagactgagagagagaagaagaagaagatccTGGCCGCCAGACGCAAGGCCCTCAACATTGACCACCTGAATGAGGACAAACTGAA GGACAAGATCAATGAGCTGCATGACTGGATGCGTCAGCTGGAGTCTGAGAAGTTCGACCACATGGAGAGACTGAAGAGGCAGAAATATGAG GTTACAACCCTGCGTAAGAGAGTGGAGGAGCTCAGTAAATT TAGCAAGAAGGGAGCTGCTGCCCGTCGCAGAAAGTAA
- the tnnt3a gene encoding troponin T type 3a (skeletal, fast) isoform X2: protein MSDTEEVDQVEAVEEEVVEEVEVAPEAAPEAEAEPEPEPEPEPEPEPEPEVEPEPEPEPEPEPEPEPEEEKPKFKPSAPKIPDGEKVDFDDIQKKRQNKDLIELQALIDQHFECRKKEEEELIALKERIEKRRAERAEQQRVRAEKEKERQARREEERRVREEADAKKKADEEAKKKSALSNMGSNYSSHLQRADQKRGGKKETEREKKKKILAARRKALNIDHLNEDKLKDKINELHDWMRQLESEKFDHMERLKRQKYEVTTLRKRVEELSKFSKKGAAARRRK from the exons ATGTCTGACACAGAAGAAGT TGATCAGGTGGAGG CTGTAGAAGAGGAAGTAGTAGAGGAAGTAGAAGTGGCCCCTGAGGCGGCCCCTGAGGCCGAGGCAgagccagaaccagaaccagagccagagccagagccagagcctgAACCAGAGGTAGAACCCGAGCCAGAGCCAGAACCAGAGCCCGAGCCTGAGCCCGAGCCTGAAG AGGAGAAGCCAAAGTTCAA GCCTAGCGCTCCCAAAATCCCCGATGGTGAGAAAGTGGACTTTGAT GACATCCAGAAGAAACGTCAGAACAAGGATCTGATTGAGCTGCAGGCCCTGATCGACCAGCACTTTGAATgcaggaagaaggaggaggaggagctcatTGCCCTGAAGGAGAGAATT GAGAAGCGTCGTGCTGAGAGGGCTGAGCAGCAGAGGGTCCGTGCTGAGAAGGAGAAGGAGCGCCAGGCCAGACGTGAG GAGGAGAGGCGGGTCAGAGAGGAGGCTGACGCCAAGAAGAAGGCAGATGAAGAGGCCAAGAAGAAGTCCGCTCTGTCCAACATGGGCTCTAACTACAGCAGCCATCTGCAGAGA GCTGACCAGAAGAGAGGAGGCAagaaagagactgagagagagaagaagaagaagatccTGGCCGCCAGACGCAAGGCCCTCAACATTGACCACCTGAATGAGGACAAACTGAA GGACAAGATCAATGAGCTGCATGACTGGATGCGTCAGCTGGAGTCTGAGAAGTTCGACCACATGGAGAGACTGAAGAGGCAGAAATATGAG GTTACAACCCTGCGTAAGAGAGTGGAGGAGCTCAGTAAATT TAGCAAGAAGGGAGCTGCTGCCCGTCGCAGAAAGTAA
- the tnnt3a gene encoding troponin T type 3a (skeletal, fast) isoform X1, which produces MSDTEEVDQVEAVEEEVVEEVEVAPEAAPEAEAEPEPEPEPEPEPEPEPEVEPEPEPEPEPEPEPEPEEALEEEEEKPKFKPSAPKIPDGEKVDFDDIQKKRQNKDLIELQALIDQHFECRKKEEEELIALKERIEKRRAERAEQQRVRAEKEKERQARREEERRVREEADAKKKADEEAKKKSALSNMGSNYSSHLQRADQKRGGKKETEREKKKKILAARRKALNIDHLNEDKLKDKINELHDWMRQLESEKFDHMERLKRQKYEVTTLRKRVEELSKFSKKGAAARRRK; this is translated from the exons ATGTCTGACACAGAAGAAGT TGATCAGGTGGAGG CTGTAGAAGAGGAAGTAGTAGAGGAAGTAGAAGTGGCCCCTGAGGCGGCCCCTGAGGCCGAGGCAgagccagaaccagaaccagagccagagccagagccagagcctgAACCAGAGGTAGAACCCGAGCCAGAGCCAGAACCAGAGCCCGAGCCTGAGCCCGAGCCTGAAG AAGCCCTTGAAGAGGAAG AGGAGAAGCCAAAGTTCAA GCCTAGCGCTCCCAAAATCCCCGATGGTGAGAAAGTGGACTTTGAT GACATCCAGAAGAAACGTCAGAACAAGGATCTGATTGAGCTGCAGGCCCTGATCGACCAGCACTTTGAATgcaggaagaaggaggaggaggagctcatTGCCCTGAAGGAGAGAATT GAGAAGCGTCGTGCTGAGAGGGCTGAGCAGCAGAGGGTCCGTGCTGAGAAGGAGAAGGAGCGCCAGGCCAGACGTGAG GAGGAGAGGCGGGTCAGAGAGGAGGCTGACGCCAAGAAGAAGGCAGATGAAGAGGCCAAGAAGAAGTCCGCTCTGTCCAACATGGGCTCTAACTACAGCAGCCATCTGCAGAGA GCTGACCAGAAGAGAGGAGGCAagaaagagactgagagagagaagaagaagaagatccTGGCCGCCAGACGCAAGGCCCTCAACATTGACCACCTGAATGAGGACAAACTGAA GGACAAGATCAATGAGCTGCATGACTGGATGCGTCAGCTGGAGTCTGAGAAGTTCGACCACATGGAGAGACTGAAGAGGCAGAAATATGAG GTTACAACCCTGCGTAAGAGAGTGGAGGAGCTCAGTAAATT TAGCAAGAAGGGAGCTGCTGCCCGTCGCAGAAAGTAA